The Streptomyces sp. CC0208 genome window below encodes:
- a CDS encoding DUF4232 domain-containing protein, with translation MTNRSLGVRRAALLASSVAMLGLLAGCGGDGTASAPPTESGTAASATGTATPSDSGTGSGVPTDAVSNSLTPSASPSPAGGTRCHTSELSASVGRNDPGAGQENFPVVLTNESSRTCTLHGYPGTAFVDASGKQLGPDPERSATEPETVKLAPGQSAWAGLSFANPEVSGAGTATPAALLVTPPDEEDPLKVTWKAGKVPVSGNESSVRLIPFSPGTGA, from the coding sequence ATGACGAACAGGTCCCTCGGTGTGCGGCGGGCGGCACTGCTCGCGAGTTCGGTCGCGATGCTCGGCCTGCTGGCGGGCTGCGGCGGCGACGGCACGGCGAGCGCCCCGCCCACGGAGTCCGGCACGGCGGCCTCCGCGACCGGCACCGCGACACCGTCCGACTCCGGCACGGGCAGCGGGGTGCCGACCGACGCGGTGAGCAACTCCCTCACCCCGTCCGCATCGCCCTCCCCCGCCGGTGGAACCCGCTGCCACACCTCCGAGCTGAGCGCCTCGGTGGGCCGCAACGACCCGGGCGCCGGTCAGGAGAACTTCCCGGTCGTGCTGACGAACGAGTCGAGCCGCACCTGCACCCTGCACGGCTACCCGGGCACCGCGTTCGTCGACGCGTCGGGCAAGCAGCTGGGCCCGGACCCCGAGCGCTCCGCCACCGAGCCGGAGACCGTGAAGCTGGCGCCGGGCCAGAGCGCCTGGGCCGGGCTGTCCTTCGCGAACCCGGAGGTCAGCGGGGCGGGCACGGCCACCCCTGCCGCCCTGCTGGTGACCCCGCCGGACGAGGAGGATCCGCTGAAGGTGACGTGGAAGGCCGGGAAGGTCCCGGTGTCCGGCAACGAGTCGTCGGTGCGGCTGATCCCCTTCAGTCCCGGCACCGGAGCCTGA
- a CDS encoding aldo/keto reductase yields the protein MQYVKLGSTGLDVSRICLGCMSYGLPDRGVHEWTLDEEASRPLIRQALDAGINFFDTANVYSDGTSEEIVGKALADFANRDEIVLATKVHGRMRSGQNAAGLSRKAIMTEIDHSLRRLGTDYVDLYQIHRFDPHTPVEETMEALHDLVKAGKVRYLGASSMYAWQFSKMQYTAERHGWTRFVSMQNHYNLLYREEEREMLPLCADQGVSALPWSPLARGRLTRDWGTVTDRSSTDDFGSRLYQEGDRTIVEAVSRIAGERGVPRAQVALAWLLAQDTVAAPIVGAGKPHHIEDAVAAVELELSDKEIEELEAPYTARPIVGHG from the coding sequence ATGCAGTACGTGAAGCTCGGTTCGACGGGCCTGGACGTCTCGCGGATCTGTCTTGGCTGCATGTCCTACGGCCTGCCGGACCGCGGCGTGCACGAGTGGACCCTCGACGAGGAGGCGTCGCGGCCCCTGATACGGCAGGCACTGGACGCCGGGATCAACTTCTTCGACACCGCCAACGTCTACTCGGACGGCACCAGCGAGGAGATCGTCGGCAAGGCCCTCGCGGACTTCGCGAACCGCGACGAGATCGTGCTCGCGACCAAGGTGCACGGCCGGATGCGCTCCGGACAGAACGCCGCCGGGCTGTCCCGCAAGGCGATCATGACGGAGATCGACCACAGCCTCAGGCGCCTCGGCACCGACTACGTCGACCTGTACCAGATCCACCGCTTCGACCCGCACACTCCGGTCGAGGAGACGATGGAGGCGCTGCACGACCTGGTGAAGGCCGGCAAGGTGCGCTATCTCGGCGCGAGTTCGATGTACGCCTGGCAGTTCTCCAAGATGCAGTACACGGCCGAGCGGCACGGCTGGACCAGGTTCGTGTCCATGCAGAACCACTACAACCTCCTCTACCGCGAGGAGGAGCGCGAGATGCTGCCGCTCTGCGCCGACCAGGGTGTGAGCGCCCTGCCGTGGAGCCCGCTGGCCCGCGGCCGCCTGACCCGGGACTGGGGCACGGTCACCGACCGCAGCTCCACCGACGACTTCGGCAGCCGCCTCTACCAGGAGGGTGACCGCACCATCGTCGAGGCCGTGTCCCGCATCGCCGGCGAGCGGGGCGTCCCGCGCGCCCAGGTGGCCCTGGCGTGGCTGCTGGCCCAGGACACGGTGGCGGCTCCGATCGTGGGCGCGGGCAAGCCGCACCACATCGAGGACGCGGTGGCGGCCGTCGAACTGGAGCTCAGCGACAAGGAGATCGAGGAACTGGAGGCCCCGTACACGGCCCGCCCCATCGTCGGTCACGGCTGA
- a CDS encoding ferredoxin, with protein sequence MRIDIDKDVCIGAGQCALAAPGVFTQDDDGFSTLLPGREDGGGDPMVREAVRACPVGAITVSETAS encoded by the coding sequence ATGCGCATCGACATCGACAAGGACGTCTGCATCGGGGCGGGCCAATGTGCCCTGGCCGCACCGGGCGTCTTCACCCAGGACGACGACGGCTTCAGCACGCTTCTGCCCGGCAGGGAGGACGGCGGCGGCGACCCCATGGTCCGGGAGGCCGTCCGGGCCTGTCCCGTGGGCGCCATCACCGTGTCGGAGACGGCGAGCTGA
- a CDS encoding SLC13 family permease, whose amino-acid sequence MNAPLAEALSVALLVAVLVWAVLRPFGLPEAVVAVPAAGLAVVTGAISPEHAWAEAERLGPVVGFLAAVLVLAHFCDVEGLFQACGAWLARRSAGSPGRLLTGVFGLASVITAVLSLDATVVLLTPVVLVTASRMGARAKPHVYACAHLSNTASLLLPVSNLTNLLAFEASGVSFTRFALLMTLPWLAAIAVEYAVFQRFFATDLTVVDHSPEPSEEPALPLFALITVGCTLAGFVVASAFGVDPAWVACAGALVLAGRALVRKQATPASVVRSAAPAFLAFVLALGIVVRAVVDNGLADALGHVLPDGTGLVALLGIAALAAVLANLINNLPAVLVLLPLTAAAGPGAVLAVLLGVNIGPNLTYAGSLATLLWRRILHRDNHEVGLGEFTRLGLLTVPTALAAAVVALWGSLQLVGA is encoded by the coding sequence CTGAACGCCCCGCTCGCCGAAGCCCTGTCCGTCGCCCTGCTCGTCGCCGTCCTCGTCTGGGCGGTCCTGCGTCCCTTCGGCCTCCCGGAGGCAGTGGTCGCCGTCCCGGCGGCCGGGCTCGCGGTCGTGACCGGGGCGATCTCCCCGGAGCACGCGTGGGCGGAGGCCGAACGCCTTGGACCGGTGGTCGGATTCCTGGCCGCGGTGCTGGTGCTCGCGCACTTCTGTGACGTCGAGGGGCTGTTCCAGGCCTGTGGCGCCTGGCTGGCGCGGCGGTCCGCCGGCTCCCCGGGGCGACTGCTGACCGGTGTGTTCGGACTGGCCTCGGTGATCACGGCGGTGCTGAGTCTGGACGCCACCGTGGTGCTGCTGACGCCGGTGGTGCTGGTCACCGCCTCCCGGATGGGGGCCCGTGCGAAGCCGCACGTCTACGCGTGCGCGCATCTGTCGAACACGGCCTCGCTCCTGCTGCCCGTGTCGAACCTCACCAACCTGCTGGCCTTCGAGGCGAGCGGGGTGAGCTTCACCCGGTTCGCGCTGCTGATGACACTGCCCTGGCTGGCGGCGATCGCCGTCGAGTACGCGGTCTTCCAGCGCTTCTTCGCAACCGACCTCACCGTCGTGGACCACTCCCCCGAGCCGTCCGAGGAGCCCGCGCTGCCGCTGTTCGCCCTGATCACCGTCGGCTGCACACTGGCCGGGTTCGTGGTGGCCTCCGCGTTCGGCGTCGATCCCGCCTGGGTCGCCTGCGCGGGGGCACTCGTGCTGGCGGGCCGCGCTCTCGTCCGGAAGCAGGCCACCCCCGCCTCGGTGGTGCGGTCGGCGGCCCCGGCCTTCCTGGCGTTCGTGCTCGCCCTCGGCATCGTGGTGCGGGCGGTCGTCGACAACGGGCTCGCCGACGCCCTGGGCCATGTCCTGCCCGACGGCACGGGGCTCGTCGCCCTGCTGGGGATCGCCGCGCTGGCCGCCGTCCTGGCGAACCTGATCAACAACCTGCCCGCGGTGCTGGTTCTGCTGCCGCTCACTGCCGCGGCCGGGCCCGGCGCGGTCCTCGCGGTACTGCTCGGGGTGAACATCGGCCCGAACCTGACCTATGCCGGGTCCCTGGCCACGCTGTTGTGGCGGCGCATCCTGCACCGCGACAACCACGAGGTCGGGCTCGGGGAGTTCACCCGGCTCGGCCTGCTGACCGTGCCGACCGCGCTCGCCGCCGCGGTGGTCGCCCTGTGGGGCTCGCTCCAGCTCGTCGGGGCCTGA
- a CDS encoding helix-turn-helix domain-containing protein, translating to MTADGLPGTAASGDPGPPPGLVVVGRYDELPGYAVQRPRGADSWLFTWTVGGRGALRQGRAETGAGAGDLVVLAPGTPHRYGVQQGADHWEFWWAHCGARPSWTAWLGPHGRGDGLYVVTPDPGDGGPHVRIEAAFRRMLADARWTGTGTPPDTAPPDDRVAVAVAHGTTARELALGALEEVVLLTAGAARGTRIPTGVDHRVQRAQELIAADPGAPHTVRSLAVEVSLSPSRFAHLFTQQVSRSPMRALREARLHHAARLLERTDLSVERVAAASGFASPFHFNRVFRDRYGTPPGAYRAGRLNG from the coding sequence GTGACCGCCGACGGATTGCCCGGGACCGCTGCGTCCGGCGACCCCGGCCCACCACCGGGCCTCGTGGTCGTCGGCCGGTACGACGAACTCCCGGGCTACGCCGTCCAGCGGCCGCGCGGCGCCGACAGCTGGCTGTTCACCTGGACGGTGGGCGGCCGGGGCGCCCTGCGCCAAGGACGCGCCGAGACCGGGGCCGGCGCCGGGGACCTGGTGGTGCTCGCCCCCGGCACCCCGCATCGCTACGGCGTCCAACAGGGCGCCGACCACTGGGAGTTCTGGTGGGCGCACTGCGGAGCCAGACCGTCCTGGACCGCCTGGCTGGGGCCGCACGGCAGGGGGGACGGCCTGTATGTCGTCACCCCGGACCCCGGGGACGGCGGCCCGCACGTCCGCATCGAGGCGGCCTTTCGCCGGATGCTCGCCGACGCCCGCTGGACCGGAACCGGCACCCCGCCCGACACCGCCCCGCCCGACGACCGGGTCGCCGTCGCGGTGGCCCATGGCACCACCGCCCGCGAACTCGCCCTGGGCGCACTCGAGGAGGTCGTCCTGCTCACCGCCGGCGCCGCGCGCGGGACCCGGATCCCAACCGGCGTCGACCACCGGGTTCAGCGCGCCCAGGAGCTGATCGCGGCGGACCCCGGCGCCCCGCACACGGTCCGGTCGCTCGCCGTCGAGGTGTCGCTGTCCCCGTCCCGGTTCGCCCACCTCTTCACCCAGCAGGTGAGCCGCTCGCCCATGCGGGCACTGCGGGAGGCACGCCTGCATCACGCGGCCCGGCTGCTGGAAAGAACCGACCTGTCCGTGGAACGCGTCGCCGCCGCCTCGGGTTTCGCCAGCCCCTTCCATTTCAACCGCGTCTTCCGTGACCGCTACGGGACACCGCCCGGGGCCTACCGCGCCGGCCGGCTCAATGGTTGA
- a CDS encoding nuclear transport factor 2 family protein: MTDRPPLPPFTRETAAQKVQAAEDAWNTRDPQRVALAYSEDSVWRNRGTFVTGRAEIVEFLTAKWAREREYALRKDLWAFDGDRIAVRFQYECQDAEGQWWRSYGNELWEFDEHGLMTRREASINDVPIEEKERRIHGPRPENERGLSFPLQ, from the coding sequence ATGACCGACCGCCCACCCCTGCCCCCCTTCACCCGGGAAACCGCCGCCCAGAAGGTGCAGGCCGCCGAGGACGCCTGGAACACCCGCGACCCACAGCGGGTGGCGCTCGCCTACAGCGAGGACTCCGTGTGGCGCAACCGCGGCACCTTCGTCACCGGCCGCGCCGAGATCGTCGAGTTCCTCACCGCGAAGTGGGCGCGCGAGCGGGAGTACGCGCTGCGCAAGGACCTGTGGGCGTTCGACGGCGACCGCATCGCGGTCCGGTTCCAGTACGAGTGCCAGGACGCCGAAGGGCAGTGGTGGCGGTCGTACGGCAACGAGCTGTGGGAGTTCGACGAGCACGGGCTGATGACCCGGCGCGAGGCGAGCATCAACGACGTGCCCATCGAGGAGAAGGAGCGCCGGATCCACGGACCGCGACCCGAGAACGAGCGGGGGCTGTCCTTCCCGCTTCAGTAG
- a CDS encoding flavoprotein yields the protein MTEQDEIPPFLYVVVCAAGIAADVGKLITAAQEREWHVGVIATPTAMNGFFDVAAVEAQTGYPIRSAWRRPGDARPFPDPDAVVVAPATFNTINKWAAGIADTLAVGTLCEVVGRGIPVGVLTCVSDDLAAHPAYQDSLIRLRGMGVRFGYPYQGTEDEEFRWERALDLVEPGRY from the coding sequence GTGACCGAACAGGACGAGATACCGCCCTTCTTGTACGTCGTCGTCTGCGCCGCCGGCATCGCGGCGGACGTCGGCAAGCTGATCACCGCCGCGCAGGAGCGGGAGTGGCACGTCGGCGTCATCGCCACCCCCACCGCCATGAACGGCTTCTTCGACGTGGCCGCCGTCGAGGCACAGACCGGCTACCCGATCCGCTCCGCGTGGCGCCGCCCGGGGGACGCGAGGCCCTTCCCGGACCCGGACGCCGTCGTGGTCGCCCCGGCCACCTTCAACACGATCAACAAGTGGGCGGCCGGAATCGCCGACACCCTCGCCGTGGGCACGCTGTGCGAGGTGGTCGGCCGGGGCATCCCGGTCGGCGTCCTGACCTGTGTCTCCGACGACCTCGCCGCTCACCCCGCCTACCAGGACAGTCTGATCCGGCTGCGGGGGATGGGCGTACGGTTCGGATACCCCTACCAGGGCACCGAGGACGAGGAGTTCCGGTGGGAACGGGCGCTGGATCTGGTCGAGCCGGGAAGATACTGA
- a CDS encoding RICIN domain-containing protein — translation MNDAGLSNSPSPVRPYDVTDEQLSAELKKWSGTTPALQPVGELLDRHWEAAFAYARLCTDGPRPAGMLTTAAFTRLFGESLRHAGPTAAWRPHLLVTVRRIAAEWDSDGRREMLHPELRTEAGGDRAAARLLPPAERRLLSGAFQRLQQSARCLLWHTEVEAEPIGVPAALLGLDEEDARVELGRARERLREECLQVHRELAPEQECRHYLRLLDVTYRRGGVELDPDLREHLERCRHCLHTADQLHQFNGQLGLALAEAVLGWGAAAYVQARLSVDDAGAAREARQHAPERPFVAEAFGAPMPFPAPGQGAAASGPADAAPGPRARTRSAARRSAQQAARRTSRRNLTAAVLTVSGLVVLPLVMWSSFHSDGSGPAEATPSEAPGSDTASSTTDPSRAGAGEARQGDLRGRLHNVESGLCVGVVGKKIAQGAETELAECSAAEGQQWTYETDGLLRSAADPDLCLDSHLGFSVRLATCTDATAPDAKNIRYDFTLQGTLVPRWDQDLALTPAATDGSGALVLKNRDDGPAQRWVFDTSKPDPQMEAVNWDADSSPTPTPKSAPAPSGTTPPTPKASAPPTATPTPSSSAPPGDTCATNPYYCNWGGQNGGPGGGYGYPGGPGYPGGPGYGGGYGGRR, via the coding sequence GTGAATGACGCAGGACTGTCGAATTCCCCGTCTCCGGTTCGCCCGTACGACGTCACGGACGAGCAGCTGAGCGCAGAGCTCAAGAAGTGGAGCGGCACGACGCCGGCCCTGCAGCCCGTCGGTGAACTTCTCGACCGGCACTGGGAAGCCGCCTTCGCCTACGCGCGGCTGTGCACCGACGGTCCCCGGCCCGCGGGCATGCTCACCACGGCAGCGTTCACCCGCCTCTTCGGCGAATCCCTGCGGCACGCCGGGCCGACCGCAGCGTGGCGGCCCCATCTGCTCGTCACCGTCCGCCGGATCGCGGCCGAGTGGGACTCCGACGGCCGGCGGGAGATGCTCCACCCCGAGCTGAGAACCGAGGCGGGCGGCGACAGAGCCGCGGCCCGCCTGCTGCCCCCTGCCGAGCGGCGTCTGCTGTCCGGTGCCTTCCAGCGCCTGCAGCAGTCCGCGCGCTGCCTGCTGTGGCACACCGAGGTCGAGGCCGAGCCGATCGGCGTCCCCGCGGCCCTCCTCGGCCTGGACGAGGAGGACGCCCGCGTCGAACTCGGCCGGGCCCGCGAGCGGTTGCGCGAGGAGTGCCTCCAGGTCCACCGCGAACTCGCCCCCGAGCAGGAGTGCCGGCACTATCTGCGGCTGCTCGACGTGACCTACCGGCGCGGCGGTGTCGAGCTCGACCCCGATCTGCGCGAGCACCTGGAGCGGTGCCGGCACTGCCTGCACACCGCCGACCAACTGCACCAGTTCAACGGGCAGCTCGGCCTCGCCCTCGCCGAGGCCGTACTCGGCTGGGGTGCCGCCGCTTACGTGCAGGCACGGCTGAGCGTCGACGACGCGGGAGCCGCGCGCGAGGCCCGACAGCACGCGCCGGAAAGGCCGTTCGTGGCCGAGGCCTTCGGTGCGCCGATGCCCTTCCCCGCCCCGGGCCAGGGCGCGGCCGCCTCCGGACCCGCCGACGCAGCCCCCGGCCCCCGCGCCCGTACCCGCTCCGCCGCCCGCCGCTCGGCACAACAGGCCGCCCGCCGCACCTCCCGCCGCAACCTCACCGCGGCTGTCCTGACGGTGAGCGGGCTCGTGGTCCTCCCCCTGGTCATGTGGTCCTCGTTCCACTCGGACGGCAGCGGCCCGGCCGAGGCAACCCCCTCCGAGGCGCCGGGCTCGGACACGGCCTCCTCGACCACGGACCCGTCCCGGGCCGGGGCGGGCGAGGCGCGCCAGGGCGACCTGCGCGGCCGCCTGCACAACGTCGAGTCCGGGCTGTGTGTCGGCGTCGTCGGCAAGAAGATCGCCCAGGGCGCCGAGACCGAACTCGCCGAGTGCTCCGCGGCCGAGGGCCAGCAGTGGACGTACGAGACCGACGGACTCCTGCGCAGCGCCGCCGACCCCGACCTGTGCCTGGACTCCCACCTCGGCTTCTCGGTGCGGCTCGCGACCTGTACGGATGCCACCGCGCCCGACGCCAAGAACATCCGCTACGACTTCACCCTCCAGGGCACCCTCGTACCGCGCTGGGACCAGGACCTCGCCCTGACCCCGGCCGCCACCGACGGATCCGGCGCGCTGGTCCTGAAGAACCGCGACGACGGCCCCGCCCAGCGCTGGGTGTTCGACACCTCGAAGCCCGACCCCCAGATGGAAGCGGTCAACTGGGACGCGGACAGCAGTCCCACACCGACCCCGAAGTCCGCCCCCGCGCCCTCCGGGACGACCCCGCCGACCCCGAAGGCGTCCGCCCCACCGACGGCCACGCCGACACCGTCGAGCAGCGCGCCCCCCGGCGACACCTGCGCCACCAACCCGTACTACTGCAACTGGGGCGGCCAGAACGGCGGACCCGGCGGCGGGTACGGCTATCCCGGCGGCCCCGGCTATCCCGGTGGCCCCGGCTACGGCGGCGGCTACGGAGGCAGGCGCTGA
- a CDS encoding phytanoyl-CoA dioxygenase family protein yields MTVTGIETGLRQFQEDGFMVVRGLFARDEIDRLCGEFTALHAGGPVPGHFEPGAPSGSTDPLRRYPRVMQPHEINELALRFLLDARLRQVLETLLGEEVLAAQSMFYFKPPGARGQALHQDNFYLRVEPGTCVAAWVACDEIDRDNGGLEVVPGTHRMDLFCPELADSEVSFAREYVAPPPGLTAVPVDMAPGDVLFFNGSLVHGSQPNRTAGRFRRSFIGHYVGASTERIGHYYRTLSMSGARVPLPESEGAGPCGTEFAPHGPH; encoded by the coding sequence ATGACCGTCACGGGCATCGAGACAGGGCTTCGGCAGTTCCAGGAGGACGGCTTCATGGTCGTCCGCGGGCTGTTCGCACGCGACGAGATCGACCGGCTGTGCGGGGAGTTCACGGCACTGCACGCGGGCGGGCCGGTGCCGGGGCACTTCGAGCCGGGTGCGCCGAGCGGGTCGACGGACCCGCTGCGCAGGTATCCGCGCGTGATGCAGCCGCACGAGATCAACGAGCTGGCGCTGCGGTTCCTGCTGGACGCCCGGCTGCGGCAGGTGCTGGAGACGCTGCTCGGGGAGGAGGTGCTGGCGGCACAGAGCATGTTCTACTTCAAGCCGCCGGGGGCGCGGGGACAGGCGCTGCACCAGGACAACTTCTATCTGCGGGTCGAGCCTGGCACGTGTGTCGCGGCCTGGGTGGCCTGCGACGAGATCGACCGGGACAACGGCGGCCTCGAGGTCGTCCCGGGCACGCACCGGATGGACCTGTTCTGCCCCGAACTCGCGGACTCGGAGGTGTCGTTCGCGCGGGAGTACGTGGCACCGCCGCCGGGGCTCACCGCGGTTCCCGTCGACATGGCGCCCGGAGACGTCCTGTTCTTCAACGGCAGCCTGGTGCACGGGTCGCAGCCGAACCGTACGGCCGGGCGGTTCCGGCGGTCGTTCATCGGGCACTACGTGGGAGCTTCCACCGAGCGGATCGGGCACTACTACCGGACGTTGTCGATGAGCGGTGCGCGGGTGCCGTTGCCGGAGAGCGAGGGGGCGGGTCCGTGCGGCACGGAGTTCGCACCGCACGGACCGCACTAG
- a CDS encoding SpoIIE family protein phosphatase, giving the protein MTLVYPFDDAATARAVVGEDGTLVAWNAGAQRLLGWSPAEVVGRPAVNLLVSGGEETPAGPVGGRWDGTLTLCHRDGTAVSVWLLAHHQHSSDGGPGHWLVVTPLDPGGPRSPDDPLGTAVLTQSPCAVAVYDEQLRLRRVNDAMADVIGLPEERVQGLRLSEIGGKRQSEELEEHLLDVLTTGRAKDVQTYMRTGGEDSAHAWLARMAPITDPAGRVRGVCLAAHDFTDNFLARERLQLVNEASVRIGTTLDVTRTAQELADVCIPALADFVSVDLLDPQENGEPPATLTAPVELRRAAHQSVDPGNPLAVVKPGHSEVYPATSPQADSLMAGRTITATVASGRLDQWLNWNRTRGERVKEYGVHSTMSVPIQARGQTLGVAVLTRYRRPDPFTLDDVLLAEEITARAGICIDNARRFSRERETALALQRSLLPRSLPRTAAVEAASRYLPAARAGVGGDWFDVIPLSGMRVAMVVGDVVGHGIQASATMGRLRTAVRTLADIDLAPDELLTHLDDLVVRLSAEAGGEGSPGEVGATCLYAVYDPVSRRCTLARAGHPAPVMLTPGGVARQVDLPAGPPLGLGGLPFESAELALPEGTVLSLFTDGLIESRERDADASHALLCEALAAPADSLEESCDRILHALLPAGGSTDDVALLLARTLGLPASQVATWDIPADPSLVAPVRKQVVEQLGRWELSEASFTAELVTSELVTNAIRYGARPIRLRLIHDATTLICEVSDTNHTAPHLRRAKTWDEGGRGLLLVAQLTQRWGSRHTADGKTIWAEIGLLDLE; this is encoded by the coding sequence ATGACCCTCGTGTACCCGTTCGACGACGCGGCGACGGCTCGGGCCGTCGTCGGTGAGGACGGCACGCTGGTCGCGTGGAACGCCGGCGCGCAGCGGCTGCTGGGCTGGTCGCCCGCCGAGGTCGTGGGCAGGCCGGCGGTCAACCTCCTGGTCAGCGGGGGCGAGGAGACGCCCGCCGGGCCCGTGGGCGGCCGCTGGGACGGCACCCTCACCCTGTGTCACCGCGACGGCACCGCCGTGTCGGTATGGCTGCTTGCCCACCACCAGCACTCCTCCGACGGCGGCCCCGGGCACTGGCTCGTGGTCACCCCGCTGGACCCCGGCGGCCCCCGCTCCCCCGACGACCCGCTGGGTACGGCCGTACTGACCCAGTCGCCCTGTGCCGTCGCCGTCTACGACGAACAGCTGCGGCTGCGCCGGGTCAATGACGCCATGGCCGACGTCATCGGGCTGCCCGAGGAGCGCGTCCAGGGGCTCAGACTCTCCGAGATCGGCGGCAAGCGGCAGAGCGAGGAGCTGGAGGAGCACCTGCTCGACGTGCTCACCACCGGCCGGGCCAAGGACGTGCAGACGTACATGCGGACGGGCGGCGAGGACAGCGCGCACGCCTGGCTGGCCCGGATGGCGCCCATCACCGACCCGGCGGGCCGGGTGCGGGGCGTGTGCCTGGCCGCGCACGACTTCACCGACAACTTCCTCGCCCGGGAGCGGCTCCAGCTGGTCAACGAGGCGAGTGTGCGCATCGGCACCACCCTCGACGTCACCCGCACCGCCCAGGAGCTGGCGGACGTCTGCATTCCGGCACTCGCCGACTTCGTCAGCGTCGACCTGCTGGACCCGCAGGAGAACGGCGAGCCACCGGCGACGCTCACCGCGCCGGTCGAGCTGCGCCGCGCCGCCCACCAGTCGGTGGACCCCGGCAATCCGCTGGCGGTGGTGAAGCCGGGGCACTCGGAGGTGTATCCGGCCACCTCACCGCAGGCGGACTCGCTGATGGCGGGCCGCACCATCACCGCCACGGTCGCCTCCGGGCGCCTGGACCAGTGGCTCAACTGGAACAGGACACGCGGCGAGCGGGTCAAGGAGTACGGCGTCCACTCCACGATGTCCGTGCCGATCCAGGCCCGTGGCCAGACCCTCGGGGTCGCGGTCCTCACCCGCTACCGCCGGCCCGACCCCTTCACCCTTGACGACGTGCTGCTGGCCGAGGAGATCACCGCGCGCGCCGGGATCTGCATCGACAACGCCCGCCGCTTCTCCCGCGAGCGCGAGACCGCCCTCGCTCTCCAGCGCAGTCTGCTGCCCCGCTCCCTGCCGCGCACGGCCGCCGTGGAGGCGGCCTCCCGCTATCTCCCGGCCGCGCGCGCCGGGGTGGGCGGCGACTGGTTCGACGTGATCCCGCTGTCGGGCATGCGGGTCGCGATGGTCGTCGGGGACGTGGTCGGGCACGGCATCCAGGCCTCGGCGACGATGGGCCGGCTGCGCACCGCCGTCCGCACGCTCGCCGACATCGACCTGGCCCCGGACGAACTGCTCACCCACCTCGACGACCTCGTCGTACGGCTGTCCGCGGAGGCCGGCGGCGAGGGCAGTCCCGGTGAGGTCGGGGCCACCTGCCTGTACGCGGTGTACGACCCGGTGTCGCGGCGCTGCACGCTGGCCCGGGCCGGGCATCCGGCGCCCGTGATGCTGACGCCGGGCGGGGTGGCACGGCAGGTGGACCTTCCGGCGGGGCCGCCGCTGGGCCTGGGCGGGCTGCCGTTCGAGTCGGCTGAGCTGGCGCTGCCCGAGGGAACCGTGCTGTCCCTGTTCACGGACGGGCTGATCGAGTCCCGGGAGCGGGACGCGGACGCGAGTCACGCGCTGCTGTGCGAGGCCTTGGCCGCACCCGCCGACTCCCTGGAGGAGAGCTGCGACCGCATCCTGCACGCGCTGCTCCCGGCGGGCGGTTCCACGGACGACGTGGCCCTGCTGCTGGCCCGCACCCTGGGGCTGCCCGCCTCCCAGGTGGCGACCTGGGACATCCCCGCCGACCCGTCGCTGGTGGCGCCCGTCCGCAAGCAGGTCGTGGAGCAGCTGGGCCGCTGGGAACTGAGCGAGGCGTCGTTCACGGCCGAACTGGTGACGAGCGAGCTGGTGACGAACGCGATCCGGTACGGCGCCCGCCCCATCCGGCTGCGGCTCATCCATGACGCGACCACGCTGATCTGCGAGGTCTCCGACACCAACCACACCGCACCGCATCTGCGGCGCGCCAAGACGTGGGACGAGGGCGGCCGGGGACTGCTCCTGGTCGCCCAGCTCACCCAGCGCTGGGGCAGCCGGCACACGGCCGACGGCAAGACGATCTGGGCGGAGATCGGGCTCCTCGACCTGGAGTAG
- a CDS encoding TetR/AcrR family transcriptional regulator, which yields MDSAVARDRVLDAAEELFYGRGIQSVGMDDIRGASGVSLKRLYQLFPAKEQLVEAYLARRDGRWRGRLAAFVDLRSAPEERILAVFDWLEEWFGEEGFRGCAWINSYGELGATSDRVATQVREHKRAFGDYLASLVAAAGRPAALAGPLFLLAEGAMVTAGITRSTRPAAEAREAARLLLDSH from the coding sequence ATGGACAGCGCCGTTGCCCGTGATCGGGTGCTGGACGCCGCCGAGGAGCTGTTCTACGGGCGAGGCATCCAGTCCGTCGGCATGGACGACATACGGGGCGCGTCCGGCGTCTCCCTCAAGCGGCTCTACCAGCTGTTCCCTGCGAAGGAGCAGCTGGTGGAGGCCTACCTGGCGCGGCGGGACGGACGGTGGCGGGGCCGGCTGGCCGCGTTCGTGGACCTCCGCTCGGCGCCCGAGGAGCGGATCCTCGCGGTCTTCGACTGGCTGGAGGAGTGGTTCGGCGAGGAGGGCTTCCGCGGGTGCGCCTGGATCAACTCGTACGGCGAACTGGGCGCGACCTCGGACCGGGTGGCGACCCAGGTCCGGGAGCACAAGAGGGCGTTCGGGGACTACCTCGCCTCCCTCGTGGCCGCGGCGGGGAGGCCCGCGGCGCTGGCCGGGCCGCTCTTCCTGCTCGCCGAGGGGGCCATGGTGACGGCGGGGATCACGCGGAGCACCCGCCCGGCCGCCGAGGCACGCGAGGCGGCCCGGCTGCTGCTGGACTCCCACTGA